One window of the Mycobacterium xenopi genome contains the following:
- a CDS encoding MlaE family ABC transporter permease — MCVLTGKALFRVPFQWREFILQCWFIMRVGILPTIAVSIPLTVLLIFTLNVLLAQAGAADISGAGAAIGAVTQLGPLTTVLVVAGAGSTAICADLGARTIREEIDAMEVLGIDPIHRLVVPRVLAATVVATLLNGLVVMVGLVGGYIFGVYLQNVSGGAYLTSLTLITGLPEVVIATVKAAVFGLIAGLVGCYRGLTVRGGSKGLGTAVNETVVLCVVALYAVNVILTTIGVRFGTGR, encoded by the coding sequence ATGTGTGTGCTGACCGGCAAGGCGTTATTTCGCGTCCCGTTCCAGTGGCGCGAGTTCATCCTGCAGTGCTGGTTCATCATGCGGGTCGGCATCTTGCCGACGATCGCGGTGTCGATCCCGCTCACCGTGCTCCTCATCTTCACGCTCAACGTTCTATTGGCTCAGGCCGGGGCCGCCGACATCTCCGGGGCCGGTGCGGCGATCGGTGCGGTCACCCAACTGGGTCCGCTCACCACGGTGTTGGTGGTGGCCGGTGCGGGTTCGACCGCGATCTGCGCTGACTTGGGCGCGCGGACCATCCGCGAAGAGATCGACGCGATGGAGGTGCTCGGCATCGACCCGATCCACCGACTGGTGGTGCCTCGCGTGCTGGCGGCCACCGTGGTCGCCACCCTGCTCAACGGCCTGGTGGTCATGGTGGGTCTGGTCGGCGGCTACATCTTTGGTGTCTACTTGCAGAACGTGTCGGGTGGCGCCTACCTCACCTCGCTGACTTTGATCACCGGCTTGCCAGAGGTGGTCATCGCGACCGTCAAGGCCGCCGTGTTCGGACTGATCGCCGGGCTGGTCGGCTGCTACCGGGGCCTGACCGTGCGGGGTGGCTCCAAGGGACTGGGCACCGCGGTCAACGAGACCGTGGTGCTGTGTGTGGTCGCACTGTATGCGGTCAACGTCATCCTGACCACCATCGGTGTCCGTTTCGGAACGGGGCGCTGA
- a CDS encoding virulence factor Mce family protein, with the protein MRTLEPPNRLRIGLMGLVVVLMIVAFGQTMTSVPMLFAQPSYYGQFADTGQLNKGDKVRIAGVNVGVVQGLKIDGDHVVIKFSTGSNTIGTESRLAIKTDTILGKKVLEIEPRGTQALRPNGVLPLGQSTTPYQIYDAFFDVTRAAAGWDIDTVKRSLNVLSQTIDETYPHLSPLLDGVAKLSDTVGKRDEEVKHLLAQANKVASVLGDRSQQVDRLLVNAKALLVAFNERSRAISALLGNVSYFSLQVKGLINDNPNLNHVLEQLRIVSDLLVARKDDLAQILVTLGKAAAAVNEAVASGPYFKVILANLLPYWILQPWVDAAFKKRGIDPEEFWRNAGLPAFRFPDPNGTRLPNGAPPPAPPVLEGTPDHPGPAVPPGSPCSYTPTPDLLPRPWNPLPCAGINQNLGPFGPLGGPDLAPPDVMASPPNPNGLPPTPGIPIAGRPGEVPPDVPGTPVPLPPNAPPGARSEPPNAPVSGPAPANPAAAPPAPPLAPGPPAPPGPGQQLPAPFIPPGVLGSQPGGGGGSLGGSQS; encoded by the coding sequence ATGAGAACGCTCGAACCTCCCAACCGGCTTCGCATCGGGCTCATGGGCCTGGTGGTGGTGCTGATGATCGTGGCCTTTGGCCAGACCATGACCAGCGTCCCCATGCTGTTCGCCCAGCCGAGCTACTACGGGCAGTTCGCCGACACCGGCCAACTGAACAAAGGCGACAAAGTACGCATCGCTGGCGTCAACGTCGGTGTTGTGCAAGGACTCAAGATCGACGGCGATCACGTCGTGATCAAGTTCTCCACCGGAAGCAACACCATCGGCACCGAAAGCCGGCTGGCAATCAAGACCGACACCATCCTCGGTAAGAAGGTCCTCGAAATCGAGCCGCGCGGCACCCAGGCGCTGCGTCCGAACGGGGTGCTGCCGCTGGGCCAAAGCACCACCCCGTACCAGATTTATGACGCCTTCTTCGACGTGACACGGGCGGCAGCCGGCTGGGACATTGACACCGTCAAGCGCTCGCTGAACGTGTTGTCGCAGACCATCGATGAGACCTACCCCCACCTAAGCCCCCTGCTGGACGGCGTGGCGAAACTGTCCGACACCGTCGGCAAACGTGATGAAGAGGTCAAACACCTACTCGCGCAGGCGAATAAGGTGGCCAGCGTGCTGGGCGACCGCAGCCAACAGGTCGATCGGCTGCTGGTCAACGCAAAGGCCCTGCTGGTTGCCTTCAACGAACGCAGTCGGGCCATCAGCGCGCTGCTGGGCAACGTTTCGTATTTCTCTCTTCAGGTGAAGGGGCTCATCAACGACAACCCCAATCTGAACCACGTCCTGGAGCAGCTGCGTATCGTGAGCGATTTGCTGGTGGCCCGCAAGGACGACCTAGCTCAAATCCTCGTAACGCTCGGTAAAGCCGCCGCGGCCGTGAACGAGGCCGTCGCTTCCGGACCGTACTTCAAGGTGATCCTGGCCAACCTGCTGCCGTACTGGATCTTGCAGCCGTGGGTTGACGCCGCGTTCAAGAAACGCGGCATCGACCCCGAGGAGTTCTGGCGCAATGCCGGACTACCCGCGTTCCGCTTCCCTGATCCCAACGGCACCCGCTTGCCGAACGGAGCGCCGCCGCCGGCACCGCCAGTGTTGGAGGGCACCCCGGATCACCCCGGGCCGGCCGTTCCACCTGGATCGCCCTGCTCCTACACGCCGACTCCTGATCTCTTGCCGCGGCCGTGGAACCCGCTGCCGTGTGCGGGCATTAACCAAAACCTAGGCCCGTTCGGCCCGCTGGGTGGTCCGGACTTGGCCCCGCCCGACGTCATGGCGTCGCCACCCAACCCGAACGGGCTACCACCAACACCTGGTATCCCGATCGCCGGACGACCCGGCGAGGTGCCGCCCGACGTCCCGGGCACACCTGTGCCGTTGCCGCCGAACGCGCCGCCAGGGGCGCGTTCGGAACCGCCCAACGCACCCGTTTCAGGCCCTGCTCCGGCCAATCCCGCGGCGGCACCGCCGGCGCCGCCGTTGGCTCCCGGACCGCCGGCGCCGCCCGGACCGGGCCAGCAGTTGCCCGCACCCTTCATCCCGCCCGGCGTACTGGGAAGTCAGCCAGGTGGTGGCGGAGGAAGCTTGGGAGGTAGCCAGAGTTGA
- a CDS encoding GntR family transcriptional regulator, with protein MNAPLSASVAASRVRQPRSWRPVRRAQLSDEVAGHLRAAIMSGTLRPGTFIRLDETAAQLGVSVTPVREALLKLRGEGMVQLEPHRGHVVLPLTRQDIHDIFWLQATIATELAATATDLITDAEIDELEHLNEELAAAVGSGDTEAIASAEFAFHRVFNQASGRIKLAFFLLHAARYMPALVYAADPDWGAAAVANHRQLISALRSRDKAAVLEHTTWQFTDGAERLIQKLERTGIWR; from the coding sequence GTGAACGCACCACTTTCCGCATCTGTTGCCGCATCTCGTGTTCGCCAGCCGCGCAGCTGGCGACCAGTGCGCCGGGCGCAATTGTCTGACGAGGTCGCGGGACATCTACGTGCCGCGATCATGTCCGGAACGCTGCGTCCGGGGACGTTCATCCGGCTCGACGAAACGGCCGCCCAGCTCGGTGTCAGCGTCACGCCGGTGCGCGAAGCGCTGCTCAAGCTCCGCGGCGAGGGCATGGTCCAGCTTGAACCGCACCGTGGCCACGTCGTGTTGCCGTTGACCCGTCAAGACATCCACGACATTTTCTGGCTGCAAGCAACGATCGCCACGGAGCTCGCCGCCACGGCCACCGATCTGATCACCGACGCCGAAATCGACGAACTCGAACACCTCAACGAGGAGCTGGCCGCAGCCGTCGGCTCCGGTGATACCGAGGCGATCGCGTCAGCGGAGTTCGCCTTTCACCGCGTTTTCAACCAAGCGAGCGGCCGGATCAAGCTGGCGTTTTTTCTGCTGCATGCCGCGCGCTACATGCCGGCATTGGTCTACGCCGCCGACCCCGACTGGGGTGCTGCCGCGGTAGCCAATCACCGGCAGCTGATCAGCGCGCTGCGTAGTCGCGACAAGGCCGCTGTGCTCGAGCACACCACCTGGCAGTTCACCGACGGCGCAGAGCGACTGATCCAGAAGCTCGAACGCACCGGAATCTGGAGGTAG
- a CDS encoding virulence factor Mce family protein yields the protein MSTVFDIRNLRLPRLSRASVIVGSLVVVLALVVFFVGRELYQKLTNNTVVAYFTETNGLYSGDKVQIMGVRVGSIDKIEPAGDKMKVTFHYSNKYKVPANAQAVILNPTLVAARNIQLTPPYRGGPVLADGAVIPIERTQVPTEWDQLRNSVTNIISKLGPTKEQPKGPFGDVIESFADGLAGKGKQINTTFDALSRALTALNEGRGDFFAVLRSLALFVNALHQDDQQFVALNKNLAQFTDSLVGSDRDLANAIQQLDSMLATLRPFLEKNREVLAHDIDNLATATTTLLQPDPLNGLETGLHVLPTAAANINQIYHPSHGAVVAISAIQNFANPMQFICSAIQAGSRAGYQESAELCAQYLAPILDAIKFNYLPFGLNLFSTAETLPKEVAYSEPRLQPPNGYKDTTVPGIWVPDTPLSHRNTQHGWVVAPGMQGVQVGPITAGLMTPESLAELMGGPDIAPPQSGLQTPPGPPNAYDEYPVLPPIGVQAPQVPIPPPPPAPGVVPGPVPPTPAPGPGPAGPPLPAEAAAAPTGGGQ from the coding sequence TTGAGCACCGTCTTCGATATCCGCAACTTGCGACTTCCCAGACTGTCGCGGGCGTCGGTGATCGTCGGGTCGCTAGTGGTGGTGTTGGCTCTGGTCGTCTTCTTTGTGGGCCGCGAGCTCTACCAGAAGTTGACCAACAACACGGTGGTGGCCTACTTCACGGAGACCAACGGACTCTACTCCGGGGACAAGGTCCAGATCATGGGTGTGCGGGTGGGTTCGATCGACAAGATCGAGCCCGCCGGCGACAAGATGAAAGTGACGTTCCACTACAGCAACAAATACAAGGTGCCCGCGAACGCACAGGCGGTGATCCTTAACCCGACCCTGGTGGCGGCGCGGAATATCCAGTTGACTCCGCCTTACCGAGGCGGCCCGGTACTGGCCGATGGCGCGGTGATCCCGATCGAGCGGACACAGGTGCCAACCGAGTGGGACCAGCTGCGCAACAGCGTCACCAACATCATTTCCAAACTCGGCCCCACCAAAGAACAGCCGAAAGGGCCTTTCGGCGATGTTATCGAGTCATTCGCTGACGGGCTGGCCGGCAAGGGCAAGCAAATCAACACCACGTTCGACGCTCTGTCGCGTGCGCTGACGGCGCTGAACGAGGGTCGTGGTGACTTTTTCGCGGTCCTGCGCAGCCTGGCGCTTTTTGTCAATGCCCTGCATCAGGATGACCAGCAGTTCGTCGCGCTGAACAAGAACCTGGCTCAGTTCACCGATAGCTTGGTCGGCTCCGATCGCGACCTGGCGAACGCGATCCAACAGTTAGACAGCATGCTTGCCACCTTGCGGCCATTCCTGGAGAAGAACCGCGAGGTGCTGGCACACGATATTGACAATCTCGCGACCGCGACCACGACCCTGTTGCAGCCCGATCCGTTGAATGGATTGGAGACCGGACTGCACGTTCTACCGACCGCGGCAGCCAACATCAACCAGATTTACCACCCGTCGCACGGCGCCGTCGTCGCCATCTCAGCGATCCAAAACTTCGCTAATCCGATGCAGTTCATCTGCAGCGCGATTCAGGCCGGCAGCCGAGCCGGGTACCAGGAGTCCGCCGAGCTCTGTGCGCAGTATCTGGCACCGATTCTCGATGCGATCAAGTTCAACTATTTGCCATTCGGGTTGAACCTTTTCAGCACTGCCGAGACCCTTCCCAAAGAAGTCGCCTACTCCGAGCCGCGGTTGCAGCCGCCCAACGGGTACAAGGACACTACCGTGCCCGGGATCTGGGTGCCGGACACGCCGTTGTCGCACCGCAACACCCAACACGGCTGGGTTGTCGCGCCCGGCATGCAAGGCGTTCAAGTCGGACCGATCACCGCAGGTCTGATGACTCCGGAGTCGCTGGCTGAACTGATGGGTGGGCCCGACATCGCGCCGCCGCAATCGGGGCTGCAGACACCGCCCGGGCCCCCGAATGCGTATGACGAGTATCCGGTGTTGCCACCGATCGGGGTGCAGGCTCCCCAGGTGCCGATCCCCCCGCCGCCGCCGGCACCGGGCGTGGTCCCGGGTCCCGTCCCGCCAACGCCGGCGCCGGGGCCGGGACCCGCCGGACCACCGTTGCCGGCTGAGGCGGCCGCCGCACCGACAGGAGGCGGGCAGTGA
- a CDS encoding MlaE family ABC transporter permease, whose amino-acid sequence MSTIQVLRARFPRATANLSRYGGAAGRELSRVGQMAWFAVEGATGFAWALRHYRREVLRLIAEIGMGTGAMAVVGGTVAIVAFVTLSGSSLVAIQGYASLGYIGFDVFTGFFAALINVRIAAPVVTGVALAATVGAGATAELGAMRISEEIDALEVMGIKSIAYLVSTRALAGLVVIIPLYAAAMLMSFISPQLVTTVLYGQPSGTYDHYFRSFLRPEDVLWSFVEAVIIAGLVMLTHCYYGYTASGGPVGVGEAVGRSMRFSLVSVQVVALFAALALYGVNPNFNLTM is encoded by the coding sequence ATGTCGACGATCCAGGTGCTGCGCGCGCGCTTCCCGCGAGCAACTGCCAACCTCAGCCGCTACGGCGGTGCCGCGGGTCGCGAACTGAGCCGGGTCGGACAGATGGCCTGGTTTGCGGTGGAAGGCGCGACGGGGTTTGCCTGGGCGCTGCGGCATTACCGCCGGGAGGTGCTGCGGCTGATCGCCGAGATCGGGATGGGCACCGGCGCGATGGCGGTCGTCGGCGGAACGGTCGCGATTGTTGCCTTCGTGACCCTGTCCGGTAGTTCGCTGGTCGCCATCCAAGGCTATGCGTCGCTCGGTTACATCGGTTTCGACGTGTTCACGGGTTTTTTCGCCGCGTTGATCAACGTGCGCATCGCCGCGCCGGTGGTGACCGGCGTAGCGCTGGCGGCCACTGTCGGCGCCGGCGCGACGGCCGAGTTGGGCGCGATGCGGATCAGTGAGGAGATTGACGCGCTGGAGGTGATGGGCATCAAGTCGATCGCGTATCTGGTGTCCACCCGCGCGTTGGCTGGCCTGGTCGTGATCATTCCCCTGTATGCGGCGGCGATGCTGATGTCGTTCATCTCCCCGCAGCTCGTCACCACCGTGTTGTACGGCCAACCCTCGGGCACTTACGACCACTATTTCCGGTCATTCCTGCGTCCCGAGGACGTCCTGTGGTCGTTCGTGGAGGCAGTCATCATCGCCGGGCTGGTCATGCTCACCCACTGCTACTACGGCTACACGGCCAGCGGCGGCCCGGTCGGCGTGGGTGAGGCAGTCGGGCGGTCGATGCGGTTCTCGCTGGTCTCTGTCCAGGTCGTTGCCCTCTTTGCTGCGTTGGCGCTCTACGGCGTCAACCCGAACTTCAACCTGACGATGTAG
- a CDS encoding MCE family protein, protein MTTPRGKINPMRTPPYKTAGVVALALGVLITALVYWQFRGNFTPKTPLTMLSARAGLVMDPGAPVTYNGVQIGRVGSISEVKHDGKPAAKFILDVNPKYIKLIPANVDANIKATTVFGNKYVALTSPKNPSPQRITPHDVIDATSVTTEINTLFQTITSIAEKVDPVKVNLTLSGAAEALNGLGEKFGQSLVKANAVLDDVNPQQPQVRHDIQQLAALGDVYANAAPDLFDFLNNAVITARTLHRQEKDLDAALLAATGFGNTTEDVFRRGGPYLERGAADLVPTAKLLDTYSPELYCTIRNYHDVEHKVYLGTGGRGGYALRTETEALSGLGFVLTPAGLTATVLTQGLAGLAGLVGGAPNPYIYPENLPRVNAHGGPGGAPGCWQTITRDFWPAPMLVMDTGNSVAPYNHIDTGSPYAIEYVWGRQVGDNTINP, encoded by the coding sequence ATGACGACACCGCGAGGCAAAATCAACCCGATGCGTACCCCGCCGTACAAGACGGCGGGGGTGGTGGCATTGGCACTCGGCGTGTTGATCACTGCACTGGTGTACTGGCAGTTTCGGGGCAATTTCACCCCAAAGACACCACTGACAATGCTGTCGGCGCGCGCCGGTCTGGTGATGGATCCCGGGGCGCCGGTCACTTATAACGGTGTCCAGATCGGGCGGGTGGGCAGCATTTCCGAAGTCAAGCATGACGGCAAGCCGGCAGCGAAGTTTATCCTCGACGTTAATCCCAAGTACATCAAGCTGATTCCGGCCAACGTGGACGCGAATATCAAAGCGACCACGGTGTTCGGCAATAAATATGTGGCACTGACGTCACCGAAAAACCCCAGCCCGCAACGGATCACGCCACATGATGTCATCGACGCGACGTCGGTGACGACGGAGATCAACACGTTGTTCCAGACGATTACGTCGATCGCCGAGAAAGTGGATCCGGTCAAGGTCAACCTGACACTGAGCGGAGCCGCGGAAGCGCTGAACGGGTTGGGCGAGAAGTTCGGCCAGTCCTTGGTCAAGGCGAACGCCGTCCTCGACGACGTGAACCCGCAGCAGCCGCAGGTCCGCCACGACATACAACAATTGGCCGCCCTCGGTGACGTGTACGCCAACGCGGCGCCGGATCTGTTCGACTTCCTTAACAATGCGGTGATCACGGCGCGCACGCTGCACCGTCAGGAAAAGGATCTGGATGCGGCGTTGCTGGCTGCGACCGGATTCGGCAACACCACGGAAGACGTCTTCCGCAGGGGCGGGCCGTACCTGGAGCGGGGAGCAGCCGACCTGGTTCCCACCGCCAAGCTGCTCGACACCTACAGCCCGGAGCTGTACTGCACCATCCGCAACTACCACGATGTGGAACACAAGGTCTATTTAGGGACCGGCGGCCGTGGCGGTTACGCACTGCGAACGGAAACGGAAGCGCTGTCCGGGTTGGGATTCGTCCTGACTCCCGCGGGATTGACCGCCACCGTGCTAACCCAGGGATTAGCGGGGCTGGCCGGGCTGGTTGGTGGCGCGCCGAATCCCTATATCTACCCGGAGAATCTGCCGCGCGTGAATGCTCACGGCGGACCGGGTGGTGCACCGGGCTGCTGGCAGACCATTACCCGTGATTTCTGGCCAGCACCCATGTTGGTGATGGACACCGGCAACAGCGTTGCACCGTATAACCACATCGACACGGGCTCGCCATATGCCATCGAGTACGTCTGGGGCCGTCAAGTAGGAGACAACACGATCAACCCATGA
- a CDS encoding virulence factor Mce family protein yields MLSSCGWRGIANVAIPGGPGTGPGSYTIYVQMPETLALNNNSRVLVADVFVGSVRAIKLKNWVATLTLSLDKGIKLPKNATAKIGQTSLLGSQHVELAAPPHPSPELLKNGDTIPLKNSSAYPTIEQTLASLALILRGGGIPNLEVLQNEIYNIVRGRADQLRALLGKLDTFTRQVNEQRYDITHAIDSTNRLLAYVGPRSDVVDRVLTEFPPLIKHFNEKQQLLVDATDALGRLSEQADRYLSGARPNLHQDLESLQCPLRELGRAAPYLFGALKILGTQPFHIDSVPKLMRGDYMNLSLELDLTLSAVDNAFLTGTGFSGALRALEQSYGRDPETMIPDVRYTPNPNDAPGGPLVERADRQC; encoded by the coding sequence ATGCTGAGCTCGTGTGGCTGGCGGGGAATTGCGAATGTGGCGATCCCCGGCGGCCCGGGCACGGGACCCGGCTCCTACACCATCTACGTGCAGATGCCAGAAACCTTGGCGCTCAACAACAACAGCCGCGTTCTCGTTGCGGATGTCTTCGTTGGCTCGGTGCGAGCAATCAAGTTGAAGAACTGGGTGGCCACCCTGACGTTGAGTTTGGACAAGGGCATCAAGCTACCGAAGAATGCCACCGCCAAGATCGGGCAGACCAGTCTGCTGGGGTCCCAGCATGTGGAGCTGGCAGCTCCGCCACACCCCTCGCCTGAGCTGCTGAAGAATGGGGACACCATTCCTCTGAAGAACTCGTCGGCGTACCCCACGATTGAGCAAACTCTGGCTAGTCTGGCTCTGATCCTGCGTGGTGGCGGCATCCCCAATCTTGAAGTGCTGCAAAACGAGATCTACAACATCGTCCGTGGGCGAGCCGATCAGCTTCGTGCTCTGCTAGGAAAACTGGATACCTTCACCCGGCAGGTCAACGAGCAGCGCTACGACATCACCCATGCCATCGATTCCACCAACCGGTTGCTGGCCTATGTGGGTCCCCGCTCGGATGTGGTCGATCGGGTCCTCACCGAATTCCCGCCGCTGATCAAGCATTTCAACGAAAAACAGCAGCTGCTCGTCGACGCGACGGATGCGTTGGGTAGGCTCAGCGAGCAAGCCGACCGATACTTATCTGGTGCGCGGCCCAATCTTCATCAGGATCTGGAGTCGTTGCAATGTCCGTTGCGGGAACTCGGTCGCGCCGCACCATACTTGTTCGGGGCGTTGAAGATTCTCGGTACCCAGCCCTTCCACATTGATAGCGTGCCGAAGTTGATGCGGGGCGACTACATGAATCTGTCGCTGGAGTTAGACCTGACCCTTTCCGCCGTCGACAACGCATTTTTGACCGGCACCGGGTTCTCCGGTGCGTTGCGCGCGCTCGAGCAGTCGTACGGCCGCGATCCCGAAACCATGATTCCGGACGTGCGGTATACGCCGAACCCGAATGATGCGCCCGGTGGGCCGCTGGTCGAAAGGGCGGACAGGCAATGCTGA
- a CDS encoding virulence factor Mce family protein: MKITGTAVRLGIIAVVLLLFTALIVVVFGQMRFDRTYSYSAEFSNASGLRNGQFVRASGVEVGKVKNVQLINGGRRVRVDFTVERDLPLYQSTTAQIRYQDLIGNRYVELKRGQGEGSDRVLPPGGFIPLSRTSPALDLDALIGGFRPLFRALDPDKVNTIASTIITVFQGQGGTINDILDQTAQLTSHIAERDQAIGEVIKNLNTVLDTTARHRREFDQTVDNFEKLVTGLKNHADPLAAGTANISNAAGTVADLLADNRALLHKGLNYLQAVQQPIIDQRDQYDDLFHRAPPALNTIGRVIGTYGDWVNFYACDITIKWNGLQPGGPVRTVRIWQQPTGRCTPQ, encoded by the coding sequence ATGAAAATCACCGGTACCGCTGTCAGGCTCGGCATCATCGCGGTGGTGCTGCTGCTGTTCACCGCGCTGATCGTCGTGGTGTTCGGTCAGATGCGCTTCGACCGGACCTATAGCTATTCCGCGGAGTTCAGCAATGCCAGCGGGCTGCGCAACGGCCAATTCGTCCGGGCCTCCGGAGTGGAGGTCGGCAAGGTCAAAAACGTCCAGCTGATCAACGGTGGCCGGCGGGTACGGGTGGACTTCACGGTCGAGCGGGACTTGCCGCTGTACCAGTCAACGACAGCACAGATCCGCTATCAGGATCTGATCGGCAACCGCTATGTCGAGCTCAAGCGCGGTCAGGGCGAAGGGTCCGACCGGGTTCTGCCGCCGGGCGGATTTATCCCGCTGTCGCGCACCTCCCCAGCCCTGGATCTCGACGCGCTGATCGGTGGGTTCAGACCGCTGTTTCGGGCGCTCGATCCGGACAAGGTCAACACCATCGCATCGACCATCATCACCGTATTCCAGGGTCAAGGCGGGACCATCAACGACATCCTTGACCAGACAGCACAGTTGACTTCCCACATCGCCGAGCGTGACCAGGCGATTGGCGAGGTGATCAAGAACCTCAACACCGTGCTGGACACCACCGCTAGGCATCGCAGGGAATTCGATCAGACCGTTGACAACTTCGAGAAACTTGTCACCGGTCTAAAGAACCACGCCGATCCACTGGCCGCCGGCACCGCCAACATCAGCAACGCGGCCGGAACGGTCGCCGACCTGTTGGCCGACAACCGCGCGCTGCTGCACAAGGGACTGAATTATCTGCAGGCCGTCCAGCAGCCGATCATTGATCAACGTGATCAGTACGACGATCTGTTCCATCGGGCCCCGCCCGCGTTGAACACGATCGGGCGCGTGATCGGCACCTACGGAGACTGGGTGAACTTTTACGCTTGCGACATCACGATCAAGTGGAACGGGCTTCAGCCGGGCGGTCCGGTGCGCACGGTCCGGATTTGGCAGCAGCCGACGGGCAGGTGTACGCCCCAATGA
- the fadD5 gene encoding fatty-acid--CoA ligase FadD5, with product MTGQTAASTEQPYLSRRQNWVNQLERHALMQPDAPALRFLGKTLTWMELRGRVAALAGALSRRGVGFGDRVMILMLNRTEFIEAVLAANMIGAIAVPVNFRLTPAELAFLVADCEPRVMITEPVLATVASAVRDKEPRLGMIVVAGGATEDGLLGYEDLVNEMTGDPHQPVDIPNDAPALIMYTSGTTGRPKGAVLTHTNLTGQTMTALYTHGVDLNNDVGFIGVPLFHIAGLGNMLTPMLLGIPTVIHPLGAFDPGQLLDVLAAEKVTGIFLVPAQWQAVCAEQQANPRELRLRVISWGAAPASDTLLRQMSETFPGAQILAAFGQTEMSPVTCMLLGEDAIRKRGSVGRVIPTVAARVVDDDMNDVPVGEVGEIVYRAPTLMSGYWNNPEATAEAFAGGWFHSGDLVRMDDEGYVWVVDRKKDMIISGGENIYCAEVENVLASHPAIVEVAVIGRADERWGEVPVAVAAVNRDDLRLEDIDEFLDGRLARYKHPKGLEIVDALPRNPAGKVLKTELRRRYGAATKPDPDAEKSCPTARTGN from the coding sequence ATGACCGGCCAGACCGCCGCCTCCACTGAGCAGCCTTACCTTTCCCGCCGCCAGAACTGGGTCAACCAACTCGAGCGCCATGCGCTGATGCAGCCGGATGCGCCGGCGCTGAGATTCTTGGGCAAGACGCTGACGTGGATGGAGCTGCGGGGCCGAGTCGCGGCACTGGCCGGTGCCCTGAGCCGACGCGGGGTCGGGTTCGGCGACCGGGTGATGATCCTGATGCTCAACCGCACCGAGTTCATCGAGGCAGTCCTGGCCGCCAACATGATCGGTGCGATCGCGGTGCCGGTGAACTTTCGGCTCACGCCCGCCGAGCTTGCCTTCCTGGTGGCCGACTGTGAGCCGCGCGTCATGATCACGGAGCCCGTGCTGGCGACGGTGGCCAGCGCTGTCCGCGACAAGGAGCCCAGGCTGGGCATGATCGTCGTCGCCGGTGGTGCCACCGAAGACGGCCTGCTGGGCTACGAAGACCTGGTGAACGAGATGACCGGCGATCCACACCAACCCGTCGACATCCCCAACGACGCGCCGGCGTTGATCATGTACACCTCGGGAACGACCGGCCGGCCCAAGGGCGCGGTGCTGACCCACACCAACCTGACCGGGCAGACGATGACCGCGCTCTACACCCACGGCGTCGACCTCAACAACGACGTCGGTTTCATCGGCGTGCCGCTGTTCCACATCGCCGGGCTCGGCAACATGCTGACGCCGATGTTGCTCGGGATCCCCACGGTGATCCATCCCCTCGGGGCGTTCGACCCCGGACAGCTGCTCGATGTGCTGGCGGCGGAAAAAGTCACCGGCATCTTCCTGGTGCCCGCACAGTGGCAGGCGGTGTGCGCCGAACAGCAGGCCAATCCGCGTGAGCTTCGGTTGCGGGTGATCTCCTGGGGAGCGGCACCGGCGTCGGACACGTTGTTGCGGCAGATGTCAGAAACCTTCCCCGGCGCCCAAATCCTCGCGGCATTCGGTCAGACCGAAATGTCGCCGGTCACCTGCATGCTGCTCGGTGAGGACGCCATCAGAAAACGTGGATCGGTCGGCAGGGTCATCCCGACGGTCGCCGCCCGGGTAGTTGACGACGACATGAACGACGTCCCGGTCGGTGAGGTCGGCGAAATCGTTTATCGCGCACCAACATTGATGAGCGGCTACTGGAACAATCCGGAAGCGACCGCGGAAGCGTTCGCGGGTGGCTGGTTTCATTCCGGTGACCTGGTGCGAATGGACGACGAGGGCTACGTCTGGGTCGTCGACCGTAAGAAGGACATGATCATCTCCGGCGGAGAAAACATCTACTGCGCAGAGGTGGAAAACGTCCTGGCCAGTCATCCCGCCATCGTCGAAGTTGCCGTTATCGGCCGAGCTGACGAGAGGTGGGGCGAAGTTCCCGTCGCGGTCGCAGCCGTCAATCGAGACGACCTGCGGCTCGAAGACATTGACGAATTCCTCGACGGTCGGCTGGCGCGCTACAAGCACCCGAAGGGTCTGGAAATCGTGGATGCACTGCCGCGTAACCCGGCCGGAAAGGTGCTCAAGACCGAATTGCGCAGACGGTACGGCGCCGCGACGAAGCCCGACCCGGACGCCGAAAAGAGCTGTCCTACAGCCAGAACAGGAAATTGA